A portion of the Juglans microcarpa x Juglans regia isolate MS1-56 chromosome 1D, Jm3101_v1.0, whole genome shotgun sequence genome contains these proteins:
- the LOC121263112 gene encoding receptor like protein 21-like, translated as MKALLWVLVIFIQIGENKGCLEEERIGLLHLKSFLKSIPYANSDHLLPSWVDDSKSTECCDWERVTCNSTTSHIIELSLENLKQDPYYREHKYKNVSFGDRWLLNVSMLEPFKELRSLDISFNAIGGWIPYEGFEKLSSLRNLEILNLGYNFFHDNGILQSLGDLTSLKTLNFTSNLLEGYFPAQGWKSLSRLENLEKIDLSHNYLNDDPLQSLVAIKSLKNLNLAWNQVTGSFLVKDWKLLSRLENLEILDLSHNCLNDNALQSLVVVKSLKNLNLAGNQLTGTFPTKDLVNCSRLEILDVSKNLFTGSISPSIGELISLKVLSVSSNELNGTLPTRELCALKKLEELDLSHNQFEGTLPLCMNNMTSLKLLDISENQLNGNVSSYVIASPKSLEYIDFSYNQFQGRFPIRLFANHSKLQVIRFINRNNKLEIETENSLGWVPLFQLKVLELSNCSLNKLSGNVPGFLLDQHELVVVDLSRNKLKGSIPNWLVENNTRLQILDLQDNSFMGHLQWKLYHHMHISWMDVSENQLSGKLQEDIGRIFPNAKYLNLSHNTFEGSLPSSINGMIYLEVLDFSFNNFSGEVPKEFVNSCTLLKIMNLGYNNLQGEIFLEQFKSPFFEFLQLKYNHFTSIVSILNASSLLYMIDISNNDISGTIPRWLGNMTYLWTLVMANNYFYDQIPCELSARSTIDFSHNLASGSLPSCLNLQGLEHLYFQGNKLTGPLPKALFNSSSLLTLDIRDNNFFGSIPDEIRELYNLKVLLLGGNHFSGIISDQLCWLRTISIIDLSKNAFSGTIPRCFSNIYFGKITTVNCSSFPRKTNLVWLGQGAYSYKRVLEKHVDYYDYKEYTDVEVKVEFVTKYRSLSYGGSVLAYMSGLDLSCNKLTGGIPRELGKISSMHAINLSYNQLTGSIPKTFSNLSLLESLDLSHNSLSGQIPSLLIGLTFLEVFNVAYNNLSGKVPDLKAQFGTFEKSSYEGNQFLCGPPLQKSCAMVDTSVPTQSSVVSGNKWYEADPVVFLTSFSVFTR; from the exons atgAAGGCGCTGCTGTgggttttagtgatttttattcaaattggTGAGAACAAGGGTtgcttggaggaagagagaattGGTCTGCTACACTTGAAGTCATTTCTTAAATCCATCCCCTACGCTAATTCAGACCATCTTCTTCCTTCATGGGTTGACGACTCAAAGAGTACTGAGTGTTGTGACTGGGAGCGGGTCACGTGCAACTCCACCACTAGTCACATCATAGAATTGTCCCTTGAGAATTTGAAGCAAGATCCTTACTATCGTGAACATAAGTACAAGAATGTGAGTTTCGGGGATCGGTGGTTGCTAAACGTGTCCATGTTGGAGCCTTTCAAGGAGTTAAGAAGTCTTGATATATCCTTTAATGCAATTGGTGGCTGGATACCATACGAAG GATTTGAAAAGCTTTCAAGCTTAAGGAATCTGGAAATTCTAAACCTTGGATATAACTTCTTTCATGACAATGGCATTCTACAATCTTTGGGTGATTTGACTTCGCTCAAGACTTTAAATTTTACTTCAAATTTGTTGGAGGGTTACTTTCCAGCTCAAG GTTGGAAAAGCTTGTCAAGATTAGAGAACTTGGAGAAAATAGATCTCAGTCACAATTACCTCAATGACGACCCTTTACAATCTTTGGTTGCTATCAAGTCCCTTAAGAATTTGAATCTTGCTTGGAATCAAGTAACAGGATCTTTTCTGGTTAAAG aTTGGAAACTTTTGTCGAGATTGGAGAACTTGGAGATATTAGATCTTAGTCACAATTGCCTCAATGATAATGCCTTACAATCATTGGTTGTGGTCAAATCTCTTAAGAATCTGAATCTTGCTGGAAATCAATTGACAGGAACCTTTCCAACTAAAG ATTTGGTCAATTGTAGCCGGTTGGAGATTTTAGATGTCAGCAAAAACTTGTTCACGGGAAGTATTTCTCCATCTATCGGGGAACTAATTTCACTCAAGGTTCTATCCGTATCTTCCAATGAACTCAATGGCACTTTACCTACTCGAG AATTGTGCGCACTCAAGAAGCTTGAAGAGTTAGATCTATCTCATAATCAATTTGAGGGGACTCTTCCTCTATGCATGAACAATATGACGTCTCTCAAATTACTAGATATTTCTGAGAATCAATTGAATGGAAATGTTTCTTCATATGTGATAGCCAGCCCGAAATCTCTCGAGTACATTGATTTTAGTTACAATCAATTTCAGGGTCGATTCCCGATCAGGTTATTTGCCAATCACTCTAAACTTCAGGTTATTCGATTCATCAACCGAAACAATAAACTTGAGATAGAAACTGAGAATTCCTTGGGTTGGGTACCTTTGTTTCAGTTAAAGGTTCTTGAACTATCTAACTGTAGTTTGAACAAGCTCTCTGGCAATGTTCCTGGATTTCTCCTTGACCAACATGAATTGGTAGTTGTCGATCTATCCCGAAATAAGTTGAAAGGAAGCATCCCAAATTGGTTGGTGGAAAACAATACAAGATTACAAATTCTAGATCTTCAAGATAACTCTTTTATGGGTCACTTACAATGGAAATTGTATCACCATATGCATATTTCCTGGATGGATGTCTCAGAAAATCAATTGAGTGGAAAACTTCAAGAAGACATTGGAAGGATTTTTCCAAATGCAAAGTATCTAAATCTTTCCCACAATACTTTTGAAGGTAGTCTTCCTTCATCAATTAATGGCATGATTTATTTGGAGGTATtggatttctccttcaataATTTCTCAGGTGAGGTCCCAAAAGAATTTGTCAACAGCTGCACattgttgaaaattatgaacCTTGGTTATAACAACCTTCAGGGTGAAATCTTCTTAGAgcaattcaagtcaccattctTCGAGTTTCTGCAATTGAAGTACAATCATTTCACTAGTATTGTATCGATACTTAATGCATCTTCCCTATTGTACATGATAGATATCAGCAATAACGATATTTCAGGTACAATCCCTCGATGGTTGGGAAACATGACATATTTGTGGACTCTTGTCATGgccaataattatttttacgaCCAGATTCCATGTGAACTAAGTGCGCGGAGCACTATAGACTTTTCTCATAACTTAGCTTCAGGGTCGTTGCCTTCTTGCTTGAATCTACAAGGTCTTGAGCACCTATATTTCCAAGGGAACAAACTCACAGGACCATTACCAAAAGCTCTTTTCAATTCCTCATCTCTTTTGACATTGGACATTAGAGATAACAACTTTTTCGGCAGTATCCCTGATGAAATCAGAGAACTTTACAACTTAAAAGTACTTTTGTTGGGTGGTAATCATTTCAGTGGGATCATTTCGGATCAGTTATGTTGGTTAAGGACGATAAGCATTATAGATCTTTCCAAGAATGCATTTTCTGGGACCATACCAAGATGCTTTAGCAACATATATTTTGGGAAGATAACTACTGTTAATTGTTCCTCTTTTCCAAGAAAAACTAATTTGGTCTGGTTAGGGCAAGGAGCTTACTCATATAAAAGGGTCCTAGAGAAGCATGTTGATTATTATGACTACAAAGAATATACCGATGTAGAAGTTAAGGTTGAGTTTGTAACAAAATATAGGTCCCTCTCTTATGGGGGTTCTGTCCTTGCGTACATGTCTGGATTGGATTTGTCATGCAACAAGTTGACCGGTGGCATTCCTCGAGAACTGGGAAAAATATCTTCAATGCATGCAATAAACTTATCTTACAATCAATTGACAGGTTCCATTCCAAAAACATTCTCAAATTTGTCTCTCTTGGAAAGCTTAGATCTCTCTCACAATAGTTTGAGTGGACAGATTCCTTCATTATTGATTGGTCTAACCTTTCTTGAGGTATTCAATGTCGCTTACAACAACTTATCAGGTAAAGTTCCAGACTTAAAAGCACAGTTTGGGACATTTGAGAAAAGTAGCTATGAAGGAAATCAATTTCTTTGCGGGCCACCATTACAAAAGAGTTGTGCCATGGTAGATACGTCAGTTCCAACACAATCTTCAGTTGTAAGTGGCAATAAATGGTATGAAGCAGATCCTGTGGTCTTCCTTACAAGCTTCTCG GTTTTTACACGCTAA